A DNA window from Candidatus Eisenbacteria bacterium contains the following coding sequences:
- a CDS encoding rhodanese-like domain-containing protein gives LDAFRSGTLPNARSIPRSGVLEGKDVGEVKRAKDDGRLPMEDHNTRLVVIGRDAAAARFVAEALAREAFHNVAYFRGTFDEARAVLRP, from the coding sequence CTCGACGCTTTCCGCTCCGGCACCCTGCCCAACGCTCGAAGCATTCCGCGGAGCGGGGTGTTGGAAGGAAAAGACGTCGGCGAGGTCAAGCGTGCGAAGGACGATGGCCGGCTGCCGATGGAGGATCACAACACTCGCCTCGTCGTGATCGGACGAGACGCGGCGGCGGCACGATTCGTGGCCGAAGCTCTCGCCCGCGAGGCGTTCCATAACGTGGCCTACTTCCGCGGAACGTTCGACGAAGCGCGGGCTGTCCTGAGGCCATG